The proteins below are encoded in one region of Reichenbachiella sp. 5M10:
- a CDS encoding O-antigen ligase: MEGLNFLALFVLLFRGKLSGHQQRIGGLLLLWLLLCFIELFNPFAASRGAWFHAIRQVVNNIIPFFIIYSILLYQKKSINYLLGTWVLFTTLAALYTLVQEFGGYPPWDYNYIARDENAMSLINTFGRMRKISFFSGPMENGVVLAFNGVMCLGLAFQRGMKMWHKYGYLVLSMLSAWAMIYTGTRTATVMFVAGAAIYVILSRRRELLLYTAFVTCMLVAYIAVTGGGQALYVMTTAFNPDEDPSMQVRYNNQMRLRTYLVRSPIGYGLGSTGYLGMKYSPHTFLGSFPPDSELVRIVIETGFIGLALWLYINFYAIKRSLDSLKIRVDDFSDNFRMVLVALLFMFLLGQYPQEIMNIGSLKILFALCLAYISLDSSQMKQEVENG; the protein is encoded by the coding sequence TTGGAGGGGCTGAATTTCTTGGCCTTATTTGTTCTCTTGTTTCGGGGCAAACTGAGTGGTCATCAACAGCGAATAGGAGGGTTGTTGCTGTTGTGGTTGTTGCTTTGTTTTATTGAATTGTTTAATCCATTTGCTGCATCACGCGGTGCGTGGTTTCATGCGATTAGACAGGTTGTCAACAATATCATCCCTTTTTTTATCATTTACTCCATTCTGTTGTATCAAAAAAAATCCATTAATTATCTGCTGGGAACGTGGGTATTGTTTACCACGTTGGCGGCACTGTATACGTTGGTTCAAGAGTTTGGAGGGTACCCTCCTTGGGATTATAATTATATCGCTAGAGATGAAAATGCCATGTCACTCATCAATACTTTTGGTAGGATGAGAAAAATCTCCTTTTTTTCTGGGCCTATGGAAAATGGGGTGGTTTTAGCTTTCAATGGGGTCATGTGCTTGGGGCTGGCCTTTCAACGGGGGATGAAAATGTGGCATAAGTATGGGTATTTGGTACTGAGTATGCTTTCGGCATGGGCGATGATTTATACAGGGACACGTACAGCGACAGTGATGTTTGTCGCTGGTGCGGCGATTTATGTTATTTTGAGTAGGAGGAGAGAGTTGTTACTTTATACCGCTTTCGTGACATGTATGTTGGTAGCCTATATCGCTGTGACAGGAGGTGGTCAGGCTTTGTATGTCATGACGACCGCATTCAACCCGGACGAAGATCCATCCATGCAAGTACGATACAATAATCAAATGAGGTTGAGAACATACCTAGTCAGGTCACCTATTGGGTATGGGCTAGGGAGTACAGGGTATTTGGGTATGAAGTATTCTCCACATACTTTTTTAGGTTCCTTTCCCCCTGATTCAGAACTGGTCAGGATAGTGATAGAGACAGGGTTTATAGGGCTCGCACTATGGTTGTATATTAACTTTTATGCGATCAAAAGATCCTTGGATTCCTTGAAGATTCGGGTGGATGACTTCTCTGATAATTTTAGGATGGTGTTGGTCGCATTGTTGTTTATGTTCTTGTTGGGACAGTACCCTCAGGAGATCATGAATATCGGTTCGTTAAAAATATTGTTTGCCTTGTGTTTGGCGTACATCAGTTTGGATTCAAGTCAAATGAAACAGGAAGTAGAAAATGGATAA
- a CDS encoding beta-1,6-N-acetylglucosaminyltransferase encodes MDKVAFLIIAHKNPEQLRRLVGRLVSERVVFFIHVDKKVDIKPFEYALDDVEVVWLKRSRSQWGSIGMIKAIMGGLEAIRLIPGISRVTLLSGMDYPLKPVERILKFFDEHPSSDFIDIVSFDQSGWSEAKIQRIRKYYFFVKDKLFEYPINPNSPSLLRKMLDMGLSLILPKTREFPKGLVAYGGWVWFSFSRETVRDVLSFHAMRPDLMKYVQHCLSSDEIYLHTVLGNLQKGMGAVRPGLTYAKWPQGDVPHPAVLTSEHFEELKSLPHLFARKFDETTDKGVLDRIDTELLTSLPTNG; translated from the coding sequence ATGGATAAAGTAGCTTTTTTGATCATCGCTCACAAGAACCCCGAACAGCTGAGGAGATTGGTAGGTCGGTTGGTCTCTGAGCGTGTTGTGTTTTTTATTCACGTGGATAAGAAAGTAGACATTAAACCTTTTGAATATGCACTGGATGATGTAGAGGTCGTCTGGCTCAAGAGGAGTCGCTCTCAATGGGGTAGTATTGGAATGATAAAGGCTATCATGGGCGGGCTCGAAGCGATTAGGTTGATACCCGGAATCTCTAGAGTGACTTTATTGAGTGGTATGGATTACCCTCTAAAACCTGTGGAGCGAATCTTGAAATTTTTTGATGAGCATCCATCGAGTGACTTCATTGATATCGTGAGTTTTGACCAGAGTGGCTGGTCAGAAGCAAAAATACAGCGGATTAGGAAGTATTATTTTTTTGTCAAGGATAAGCTGTTTGAGTACCCAATCAATCCCAATAGTCCCAGTTTGTTGAGAAAGATGCTTGATATGGGGTTGAGCTTGATACTTCCAAAGACACGCGAATTCCCAAAGGGCTTGGTAGCATATGGTGGATGGGTTTGGTTTAGCTTTAGTAGAGAAACAGTCCGAGATGTATTGTCATTTCATGCAATGCGACCCGATTTAATGAAGTATGTACAGCATTGTTTGTCTTCAGACGAGATTTATTTACACACAGTATTGGGTAACCTACAAAAGGGAATGGGGGCTGTACGTCCAGGCCTAACGTATGCTAAATGGCCCCAGGGTGATGTCCCGCATCCTGCTGTTTTGACTAGTGAGCATTTTGAGGAGTTGAAAAGTTTGCCTCACCTATTTGCTAGAAAATTTGATGAGACTACTGACAAAGGTGTATTGGATCGTATCGATACCGAACTGCTTACCTCACTCCCTACAAATGGATAG
- a CDS encoding TolC family protein, whose protein sequence is MKRILTLILLLGTCLPLLAQSDDNLLIIQEDLDRLILSAIENSTKLDVHQLSLESAAYQKKMINNEHLSIISLSGNLNEYSIRELSGDQTVSSFYPRYNVGLSFRLNHFSEIKNRKKLLEKDQQVILKQAEILERDLIEEVKKKYIEYLKTKQVLNIRKRLEQFSVADFNAVEQKFSEGSIDLPEYSAARRDYYSTKMQVLEAESRYQQAKTELETVVNNSLESMGIE, encoded by the coding sequence ATGAAAAGAATACTAACACTCATTCTTCTACTTGGCACTTGCCTCCCTCTATTGGCTCAATCTGACGACAACCTATTGATCATTCAAGAAGATTTAGACAGGCTCATTCTTTCGGCCATTGAGAACAGTACAAAATTGGATGTACACCAACTGTCTCTAGAGTCTGCAGCATATCAAAAGAAAATGATCAATAATGAGCACCTTAGTATCATTTCGCTCTCAGGGAACCTAAACGAATATAGTATACGTGAACTGAGCGGCGATCAAACAGTTTCTAGCTTTTATCCGCGATACAATGTCGGGCTAAGCTTTCGTCTTAATCATTTTTCAGAAATTAAGAATCGAAAAAAGCTACTAGAAAAAGATCAACAGGTCATCCTCAAACAGGCCGAAATTTTGGAACGGGATCTCATAGAGGAAGTCAAGAAAAAATACATTGAATACTTAAAAACCAAGCAAGTACTCAACATAAGAAAAAGGCTGGAACAGTTCAGTGTAGCGGATTTCAATGCCGTCGAACAGAAATTCAGTGAAGGATCCATCGATCTGCCAGAGTACTCCGCAGCTAGGCGAGATTACTACAGCACCAAAATGCAAGTACTGGAAGCGGAAAGCCGCTACCAACAGGCTAAGACGGAACTAGAAACTGTCGTAAATAACTCATTGGAAAGCATGGGCATAGAATAA
- a CDS encoding glycosyltransferase, giving the protein MPVQNFVIISLSPWDFEYGSNIRDIALELSQKHKVWFVNIPVKRSEVFRKKKKWINSRKEVIRSKKPSYQEINSNCTVVTLPTLFESINRIKPKRIFDLLNQLNGKRYAKAIEQMLTEKGIHNYYLINDNDFYSGLYLPDYLSAKKNIYYLRDYMRAMSYWKTHSERIEPLLISKYDITLANSTFLAQYAAAFNSESYYVGQGCDIDYFTDHTPPQAPPIDLASIKGEIIGYVGALNSERLNIDLIEYIAQNNPSYQIVLIGPEDSGFQVSNLHHISNVHFLGKKDFSELYAYMYYFNVCINPQNINEITIGNYPRKIDEYLAMGKPTVATHTISMEPFQTVCYLAKDKEAFSQCIQTALEENTSSKEQTRKQLAQSHTWKNSVHLMTQYLNL; this is encoded by the coding sequence ATGCCTGTTCAAAATTTTGTAATTATTAGTTTGTCCCCCTGGGATTTCGAGTATGGAAGCAACATCAGAGACATTGCTCTGGAACTATCACAGAAGCATAAAGTGTGGTTTGTTAACATTCCAGTCAAACGCTCTGAAGTATTCAGAAAAAAGAAAAAATGGATCAATAGCCGCAAAGAAGTAATCCGTTCAAAAAAGCCTTCTTACCAAGAAATCAACTCCAATTGCACAGTAGTCACTCTTCCAACGCTTTTTGAGTCCATCAATAGAATTAAACCCAAGAGAATATTTGATCTACTCAACCAACTCAACGGCAAAAGGTACGCCAAGGCCATTGAGCAAATGCTAACCGAAAAGGGCATACACAACTATTATCTCATCAATGACAATGATTTCTATTCAGGGCTTTATCTCCCAGATTACTTGTCTGCCAAAAAGAACATCTACTATTTGCGTGACTACATGCGCGCCATGTCCTACTGGAAGACTCATTCTGAGCGGATCGAACCCCTACTGATCAGCAAGTACGACATAACCTTGGCCAACTCTACATTTCTAGCACAGTATGCCGCAGCCTTCAACTCAGAATCATACTACGTAGGTCAAGGCTGTGACATAGACTATTTCACAGATCACACCCCTCCCCAGGCTCCTCCTATTGACTTGGCCTCAATAAAAGGTGAAATCATAGGATATGTAGGTGCACTAAACTCCGAACGGCTCAATATAGATCTCATTGAGTATATAGCACAAAACAACCCTAGTTATCAAATTGTATTGATCGGCCCTGAGGACAGTGGCTTTCAAGTATCAAATCTGCATCACATCTCCAATGTACACTTTTTGGGCAAAAAGGACTTCTCCGAATTGTATGCCTACATGTATTATTTTAATGTTTGCATCAACCCTCAAAACATCAACGAAATAACTATTGGAAACTATCCACGAAAAATAGACGAATACTTGGCTATGGGCAAGCCCACAGTAGCAACTCACACCATCAGCATGGAGCCGTTTCAAACAGTTTGTTATTTGGCAAAAGACAAAGAAGCTTTCTCTCAATGCATTCAAACTGCCCTTGAAGAAAACACCTCATCGAAGGAGCAGACTAGAAAACAACTTGCCCAATCTCATACATGGAAAAATTCAGTACATTTAATGACTCAATACCTCAACCTATAA
- a CDS encoding oligosaccharide flippase family protein, which yields MPNTSYWLNKASFSLINRFIIFFFGFAAYFVLVRVLDKSDFGIYTLYTIIITFVEMSRNAFIQNGFVKYFLDKNYNKKDIISSSIWLNTTLTIVTTFALYLLADYIGHTYDSKVLSRMIRLYCLFSLCMVPYSQVMYYYSALVNFKILSVLSFIRYGSYFVLILGAILFDKSIDLMDVATLQVASIFLGGFFSIFYLMRIEFLSFSFSAKVIKELLNFGKYTFGVGLTSLLTRSVDQLMIGYFISAEAVASYNVAGRFMNFIEIPIASLSQVLYPRFAETANHPEPQLARARLFEKSSGTILAAITPFVLMIFILPSFFISIVAGQKYLDAVPILQIFMLLNLLKPFSTQAGSVLEVSGKPKVGFYALLTSTGINIVLNYYFIQMDNSFGGILGAAIASVISGASFVMIALLAINRESPFSVTNTFEQFLNAYRIGFNFLTNQIKAKL from the coding sequence ATGCCCAACACATCCTACTGGCTAAACAAAGCCAGTTTCTCACTAATCAACAGATTCATTATATTCTTTTTTGGGTTTGCCGCATACTTTGTATTGGTCCGAGTATTGGACAAGAGTGATTTTGGGATCTATACTTTATACACCATCATCATCACATTTGTTGAAATGTCCAGAAATGCCTTCATTCAGAATGGCTTTGTCAAGTATTTTTTGGACAAAAATTATAATAAGAAAGACATTATTAGCTCCTCCATCTGGCTCAATACAACGCTAACCATTGTCACGACTTTCGCCTTGTACCTTTTAGCTGACTACATAGGTCATACGTATGATTCTAAGGTACTTTCTCGAATGATTCGTCTTTACTGCCTCTTTTCACTCTGCATGGTCCCCTACTCTCAGGTCATGTATTATTATAGTGCTCTGGTCAATTTCAAAATACTTTCTGTTCTCTCATTTATCCGCTATGGCTCATACTTTGTGCTTATTCTGGGAGCAATACTCTTTGATAAGAGTATTGACCTAATGGATGTTGCTACTTTACAAGTTGCATCCATCTTCTTAGGTGGGTTTTTCTCTATATTCTACTTGATGCGTATCGAGTTCTTGAGTTTCTCGTTTTCAGCAAAAGTCATTAAAGAACTACTTAACTTCGGAAAATACACATTCGGTGTAGGGCTTACTTCCCTTCTAACTCGGAGCGTAGACCAATTGATGATAGGTTATTTCATCTCTGCAGAAGCGGTCGCTAGTTACAACGTGGCTGGCCGGTTCATGAATTTTATAGAAATCCCGATCGCTTCACTATCGCAAGTCTTGTATCCCCGTTTTGCCGAAACCGCAAACCATCCAGAACCACAATTAGCAAGAGCTAGGTTATTCGAGAAATCATCTGGAACTATCCTTGCTGCAATCACTCCATTTGTATTAATGATATTCATCCTCCCATCCTTCTTCATCTCAATTGTTGCAGGTCAAAAATACCTTGATGCAGTCCCCATCCTCCAAATATTCATGCTTTTGAATCTTCTCAAACCATTCTCAACACAAGCAGGTTCTGTATTAGAAGTAAGTGGAAAACCGAAAGTGGGATTTTATGCTCTACTAACCAGCACAGGTATCAACATTGTCTTGAACTACTATTTTATTCAAATGGACAATTCTTTCGGAGGCATACTTGGTGCAGCCATTGCTTCTGTTATATCTGGGGCGTCCTTCGTAATGATCGCTTTGCTGGCCATCAACCGAGAATCACCATTCTCTGTAACCAATACTTTCGAGCAATTTCTCAATGCTTACCGCATCGGATTCAATTTTCTTACCAATCAGATAAAAGCTAAACTATAA